A single genomic interval of Patescibacteria group bacterium harbors:
- a CDS encoding RHS repeat-associated core domain-containing protein, protein MNRRFSLQIYIFLFIFSWPLLSSAATNLLTEGQSNPTDVTDLTPEFSAIYNDSDSGDDAVSYQLQVSASSTDWTSLMWDSDKSPLATTTEGSRSPDISYAGDSLSEMGGYACYWRVKFWDEEDTEGAWSTSTASFIMAGSNNIQNFNYTYDDIGNIAKIEDYSNNNGAKIIEFNYDDLYRLTRASSTMASSTNFLETYSYNAIGNITNKLDVGNYLYQGNSGTSQANPHAATSIDGATNAYDHNGNLTSDGIWDYTWDYRNRLIEATNGTSTLRYGYDHEDNRIWAFDGVATTTYINKYYNISSTGTSTINIFANNQLVATIEGNGIATSTYYIHTDHLGGSNVITDENGDVVQLLDYYPYGGIRLDEKNGLFDEKKKFTGHEYDAETGLNYMNARYQDGNIGQFLSIDPMFFDVGKDKAIFKQQYDKDMAALLSNPQELNSYSYVVNNPINKKDLTGKAFVVDDAIGFLGGGLVGAVVQGVSSIINGQTPQLAELSGSFVTGGIIGWGAINSPETLGASNAISAAIITGLLGGFYGDLTKQGINIATGKQEGGINSNELSSNTLITAGAGGLTQGVLPNAKVPGLSSGRGNMNAIGESMRTKTVNGTIKSMSINSATKSAVGSQAANLYRTIVNGAVDIARSIYNKIKEK, encoded by the coding sequence ATGAATAGACGATTTTCTTTGCAAATATATATTTTTTTATTTATTTTTTCTTGGCCATTATTGTCGTCGGCCGCTACTAATCTTCTAACAGAGGGCCAATCTAATCCGACGGATGTAACAGACTTAACTCCTGAATTTTCAGCAATCTACAATGATTCTGATTCCGGTGATGACGCAGTAAGCTACCAGCTTCAGGTTTCGGCTTCAAGCACTGACTGGACCAGTTTAATGTGGGACAGCGATAAATCTCCTCTGGCGACTACCACCGAAGGCAGCAGGTCTCCGGATATATCTTATGCCGGCGACTCTCTCTCGGAAATGGGCGGTTATGCTTGTTATTGGCGCGTTAAATTTTGGGATGAAGAAGATACCGAGGGCGCTTGGAGCACGAGCACGGCTTCGTTTATTATGGCCGGCTCAAACAACATCCAAAATTTTAATTATACTTATGACGATATAGGCAATATTGCCAAAATTGAAGACTACTCCAATAATAACGGGGCTAAAATTATTGAATTTAATTATGATGATTTATACAGATTAACTAGAGCTTCCAGTACCATGGCCTCTTCCACCAATTTTCTGGAAACCTACTCATATAACGCCATCGGTAATATTACAAATAAATTAGATGTGGGGAATTACCTCTATCAAGGCAATTCCGGCACCAGCCAAGCCAATCCTCATGCCGCCACCTCGATTGACGGCGCGACAAACGCCTATGACCATAATGGCAATTTAACCAGCGACGGAATCTGGGATTATACCTGGGATTACCGCAATAGGCTCATAGAGGCTACTAACGGCACTTCTACCCTGCGATATGGTTATGACCACGAGGATAATCGAATTTGGGCCTTTGACGGGGTGGCGACGACTACTTATATAAATAAGTATTATAATATTTCAAGCACGGGGACTAGTACTATAAATATCTTCGCTAATAATCAATTAGTCGCTACCATAGAGGGTAATGGAATTGCGACCAGCACATATTATATCCATACCGATCACCTTGGCGGGTCAAATGTAATTACTGATGAAAACGGCGACGTTGTACAGCTATTGGATTATTATCCGTATGGCGGAATACGGCTCGATGAAAAGAACGGTTTATTTGATGAAAAGAAAAAGTTTACCGGTCATGAATATGACGCAGAAACTGGACTCAATTATATGAATGCGAGATATCAAGATGGAAACATCGGACAATTTTTATCTATTGATCCGATGTTTTTTGATGTTGGAAAAGATAAAGCGATATTTAAACAGCAATATGATAAAGATATGGCCGCATTATTATCTAATCCGCAAGAATTAAATAGTTATAGTTATGTAGTAAATAATCCGATAAACAAAAAAGACTTAACAGGAAAAGCTTTTGTCGTAGATGATGCTATCGGTTTTTTGGGAGGAGGATTAGTTGGGGCAGTTGTTCAGGGTGTTAGCTCTATTATAAATGGGCAGACTCCCCAATTAGCTGAACTTTCAGGTTCGTTTGTAACTGGAGGAATTATAGGATGGGGAGCTATTAATTCTCCTGAAACACTTGGCGCATCAAATGCAATTTCTGCCGCTATTATAACAGGGCTTTTGGGAGGATTTTATGGAGATTTAACAAAACAAGGAATTAATATAGCAACAGGAAAACAGGAAGGTGGTATTAATAGTAACGAGCTTAGCTCCAATACTCTTATTACTGCGGGTGCAGGTGGTTTAACGCAAGGTGTATTACCGAATGCAAAAGTTCCAGGGCTATCTTCTGGCCGCGGAAATATGAACGCAATAGGTGAATCAATGAGAACAAAGACAGTAAATGGTACAATAAAAAGTATGTCAATAAATTCTGCTACAAAATCCGCTGTAGGATCTCAAGCAGCCAATCTCTATCGTACAATCGTAAATGGGGCCGTAGATATAGCTCGTTCAATTTATAATAAAATTAAAGAAAAATAA
- a CDS encoding FG-GAP-like repeat-containing protein has product MPKSNKFVASPVFFMLVFLFIFSWPWLSSAEDGDPMYGYERETNQGKLNIETDSATGAFIFNYPIVVPPGRNGIQPDLNLSYNNQSEDLDSPFGYGWSINIPYIERINRKGSEDLFSTEYFYSSMSGELRASSTVEGMIMASMGRSDTPAFYVWDFKISMTTPENIIETEPESFSDLLIDTLEDINNRIDKTDIPEAYQLKVDKKGDILESKEIDWVVKKEDGTLENKGKIMVYDYISDKKVSQGKIERDGKFIEEDLSKRTGNARFYKTGKKVGSEEEIVGQFYSGTPFIKVGNEWHHSETATTTVEAFKKQTGNNLIGMIFGVGATAATSTIYSGSGDGRTNQANADWNTCRNATTGNDASYTQNYLTPTVSKDATLYYIGRSNIPADTSSLPDDTTISEATLHVYKEGGAGTGTTSLAVVTTSQASPISLTAADYDQYGSADLGNFEVSTSDANETEYTASISDPEANISKTGYTMLGLRDKTYDMNNLPQTGYYYTHLHSSEYTGTDYDPYYEITYTMPLAPSTPSDLLVENLANPSAVFDNAPEFSAIYNDLDSGDNAVNYQLQVSASNTDWTSTLWDSGKTFMATTTEGSRCNDISYASSAPLPFNGATYYWRIKFWDDENNEGAWSDGNNYFTMSGEYGAKSENGDFIKYEYINAEKWTATTKDGTVYKFGHATSTKQFDSATSTNIFKWMLEEVRDRNNNYIKYEYYNDNGQIYPYKIIYTGNNTTDGIFEVEFLRESRDDAIKQHNSGFKVQTGYRIYEIKANINGAWARKYELDYITGDNDKKSLLDSITESGINEQNSTITLPKDEFAYQAKTKSWTHDDGYTIPTDIVKSDGKDVGARFAEVNGDGLIDVITDPYVYTNDGDGTGWTVTDYNMPVYSTNQYSNDLGVRIADVNGDGLADILQSTESENKVYIKSGSDTGWIYDSNYTIPEDFIFSGYKDAGVRLVDVNGDGLTDIIFARDNQTKKVYINDGDGTGWTENNNYKIPGSHTSFVSYRGEDMGVRLLDANGDGLVDILRSINGTREVYINKGDGTGWFYAGIGGFALDFASNIGYDNGVRFADVNGDGLIDMLRSYDGSYAVYINQGVLSGSWVLDAGYIIPVDFIGVNAYGRFDNGARLADVNGDGLDDILYSRNGQTKKVYISDNHKADLLSQINHSKGAETKIYYKGSPGYLDSFGNILNPNLPIVMQTVKNIAVDDGLGNIATTTYEYQGGDYYYNSEYDNKLAGFNKIVKIDGNNNITNIYYHQGNDTASTTGEFSDDVSKIGRVYRTEVYNNDGKLYSKSINKWEKYALGNERDFVKLTRSVDYIYDGDSDHKDKATTYDYDDAYGNITEKVFWGEVTGSDDGTFTDAGADKASTIISYAASTTLYVVGLPSQETTYNQSDSKIKETKYYYDNLSSGNVAYGNLTKEEKWKSGNDYIDIEKTYNTYGLVTQEKDPRDKAINYTYDVYNLYKATSTNPLSQSADYYYDYSAGKIKKTVDPNNRVFEVIYDGLDRITEERQPDIGSPSSLATKTNYIYYHWLSPRSVKQVDYLDGATSIEKYTYIDGLDRVVQERKEAEDSNFSVKDFTYNDAGLLEIETLPYFSTGTSTSGVTSNSALYMANYYDPLGRVATSSNVISTTTYAYDQWRVTITDALNNTKDLYKDAYDNLIQVDEHSGTSTYSTLYEYNLLGNLTKITDALSNERNFTYDNLGRLLNSEDLHAPGDSYFSSVTMAYDDSGNLIERIDGKNQTVDYTYDDINRISTENYLGLAGTEVEYGYDNCTEGVGRLCHITSSEAISSYTYNALGLIKTETRNINSVDYSTAYDYDRRGQQTLITYPDNSQVRYAYNNAGLMEAVDQKENGEAFSDIVSDFDYNPQGDTTYEVLANYTSSAYTYDENNLYRLINKLTAGPEEFIMASMGKSDKPAFYMEIESYDFKISMTTPENIPNSGGSSNSLLDILEDQNNQIDKTGVPEAYQLKVDNKSDILESREEDWIEIKEDGSIENKGRIMSYDYISDKKLEGNFLFNGRQYTNAKIVEEKENTKTIVFYSGDHFYQGEDGIYEIVHGATTTIEAFLGQTKVSWLGKIFGQEAFATDYYTSSDKSIYTQSSNFSTAHDATSGTVYNQYVTCHWSSDGNYQVQRYFANIDTSAIGPGYAVTAASFTAYTGKRRNDNAGNMAYNIYNSSHTDPADPDSFNDAGTTAWSTDKSWGSLTPDGFFTWDFNTAGKAGINMRGTTFLSARESYYDVGDVAPVANNTEDGYSLFLTSNAGSNDPYLSVTVTASGNPPLSPTDLLAEGQSNPTGVTDLTPEFSAIYTDSDSGDSAVSYQLQVSASSTDWTSLMWDSDKSPLATTTEGSRSPDISYNSITPLEMGGPAYYWRIKFWDDEDTEGAWSTSTASFIMAGSNNIQNFNYTYDDIGNIAKIEDYSNNNGAKIIEFNYDDLYRLTRASSTMASSTNFLETYSYNAIGNITNKLDVGNYLYQGNSGTSQANPHAATSIDGATNAYDHNGNLTSDGIWDYTWDYRNRLIEATNGTSTLRYGYDHEDNRIWAFDGVATTTYINKYYNISSTGTSTINIFANNQLVATIEGNGIATSTYYIHTDHLGGSNVITDENGDVVQLLDYYPFGGIRLNEKESDFDEARKFTGHEYDAETGLNYMIARYQNPAIGRFVSQDKLVNDIGIDTRQFKQKYGKEFKEVLSNPQELNSYSYVTNNPLKYRDPNGDSGFSVVFEALGKGLSRIAGPFAVASYAYDLFKPSPAGGDLDKGQSYTNGTIAPDKQNNNFGTGAVVAGTVKQSGMQIGSKVEGFGEVIGNTPGKITGFFREGAPNPYHGLDQAITRGVSPSEIIDTVKNPLITFRQGNGNIYRLTEKAAVVLNQAGKVVTIYGKSDFYPKVVQLLTKIIK; this is encoded by the coding sequence ATGCCTAAAAGCAATAAATTTGTTGCCAGCCCAGTATTTTTTATGCTGGTTTTTTTATTTATTTTTTCTTGGCCATGGCTGTCGTCTGCCGAAGATGGAGATCCTATGTATGGCTATGAAAGAGAAACTAATCAAGGTAAGTTAAATATTGAAACGGATTCGGCTACCGGCGCTTTTATTTTTAACTACCCGATTGTAGTTCCTCCCGGAAGAAACGGAATACAGCCGGATTTAAATTTATCATATAACAATCAATCGGAAGATCTTGACAGTCCATTTGGCTATGGTTGGTCGATCAATATTCCTTACATTGAACGAATTAACCGCAAGGGATCTGAGGATTTATTTTCTACTGAATATTTTTATTCTTCAATGAGCGGTGAATTAAGAGCAAGCTCTACCGTTGAAGGAATGATTATGGCGAGTATGGGGAGAAGCGACACGCCAGCATTTTATGTATGGGATTTTAAAATTTCCATGACAACTCCGGAAAATATTATTGAGACTGAGCCGGAGTCATTTTCTGATTTGCTAATTGACACCCTCGAAGACATAAATAATCGAATAGACAAAACCGATATCCCGGAAGCATATCAACTGAAAGTGGATAAAAAAGGCGATATTTTAGAGAGTAAGGAGATTGATTGGGTAGTTAAAAAAGAGGACGGGACGCTAGAGAACAAAGGTAAAATAATGGTGTATGATTATATCTCTGATAAAAAAGTAAGCCAAGGGAAAATAGAAAGAGATGGTAAATTTATTGAAGAAGATTTATCCAAAAGAACCGGCAATGCCCGCTTTTACAAAACCGGGAAAAAGGTAGGAAGCGAAGAAGAGATAGTCGGACAGTTTTATTCAGGCACCCCTTTTATTAAAGTAGGTAATGAATGGCATCATTCTGAAACAGCCACGACTACTGTTGAAGCATTTAAAAAACAAACCGGAAATAATTTAATCGGGATGATATTCGGGGTTGGAGCAACTGCGGCTACAAGCACTATCTACTCTGGATCCGGAGACGGCAGGACAAATCAGGCTAACGCAGATTGGAATACATGCCGTAACGCTACGACAGGCAATGACGCAAGCTATACACAAAATTATCTTACGCCAACCGTCAGTAAAGACGCTACTTTGTATTATATTGGAAGATCGAATATTCCCGCGGACACATCTTCTCTACCTGACGATACCACTATTTCCGAAGCTACTTTGCATGTTTATAAAGAAGGCGGCGCTGGCACAGGCACAACCAGTTTGGCCGTTGTTACTACTAGCCAGGCCAGCCCGATTTCATTAACAGCCGCTGATTATGATCAATATGGAAGCGCGGACTTAGGGAATTTTGAAGTTTCTACAAGCGATGCCAACGAAACGGAATATACCGCGAGTATTTCTGACCCGGAAGCTAATATTAGCAAGACCGGATATACAATGTTGGGGTTAAGAGATAAGACATATGACATGAATAATTTACCGCAAACAGGATATTATTATACTCATCTTCACTCTTCCGAATACACGGGGACGGATTATGACCCTTATTATGAAATTACTTATACCATGCCTCTCGCGCCATCAACTCCCTCTGATTTATTAGTTGAAAATTTAGCTAATCCATCCGCCGTATTTGATAATGCTCCTGAATTTTCAGCAATCTACAATGATCTTGATTCCGGCGATAACGCGGTTAATTATCAACTTCAGGTTTCAGCTTCAAACACGGATTGGACTAGTACGTTGTGGGATAGCGGTAAAACTTTTATGGCGACTACCACCGAGGGAAGCAGATGTAATGATATTTCTTACGCTAGCTCTGCTCCCTTGCCTTTTAACGGAGCGACATACTATTGGCGCATCAAATTTTGGGACGACGAAAATAACGAAGGAGCATGGAGCGATGGCAATAATTATTTTACTATGTCAGGTGAATACGGAGCAAAATCGGAAAATGGAGATTTTATTAAATATGAATATATAAATGCTGAAAAATGGACAGCCACAACTAAGGACGGCACTGTTTATAAATTCGGCCATGCTACCAGCACAAAGCAATTTGACTCCGCCACCTCAACTAATATATTTAAATGGATGCTGGAAGAAGTAAGAGACAGAAATAATAATTATATTAAATATGAATATTATAATGACAATGGACAAATTTATCCATATAAAATAATTTATACAGGCAATAATACAACTGATGGTATATTTGAAGTTGAGTTTTTACGGGAATCAAGGGATGATGCTATCAAACAACATAATTCCGGATTTAAAGTTCAGACTGGCTATAGAATTTATGAAATAAAAGCGAATATTAATGGCGCGTGGGCGAGAAAATATGAGTTAGATTATATAACCGGAGATAATGATAAAAAGTCCTTACTAGATTCAATTACCGAATCGGGCATCAATGAACAGAATAGCACAATCACGCTTCCGAAAGATGAATTTGCTTATCAGGCTAAAACTAAAAGCTGGACGCATGATGATGGTTATACCATACCTACGGATATTGTAAAAAGCGACGGTAAAGACGTTGGCGCCCGTTTTGCGGAGGTTAACGGTGATGGGCTGATTGATGTAATCACTGACCCTTACGTCTATACAAACGACGGTGATGGAACAGGCTGGACCGTAACAGATTATAATATGCCTGTTTATTCTACTAACCAATACAGTAATGACCTGGGCGTTCGTATAGCCGATGTTAACGGCGATGGTTTAGCGGACATACTCCAAAGCACGGAATCCGAGAATAAAGTTTACATTAAAAGCGGAAGCGATACGGGCTGGATTTATGACAGTAATTATACTATTCCTGAAGATTTTATTTTTTCCGGATATAAGGATGCCGGCGTTCGCTTGGTTGACGTAAACGGCGACGGTTTAACCGATATAATTTTTGCCAGAGACAATCAGACAAAAAAAGTTTATATTAACGACGGTGACGGAACGGGATGGACCGAAAATAATAACTATAAAATTCCAGGTTCGCATACATCGTTTGTCAGCTATAGGGGGGAAGATATGGGAGTTAGGCTTCTTGATGCCAATGGCGACGGGCTGGTTGATATTTTAAGAAGTATTAACGGTACCAGGGAAGTTTATATAAATAAAGGTGATGGGACCGGTTGGTTTTATGCGGGCATAGGCGGTTTTGCTCTAGACTTTGCATCAAACATAGGATATGACAACGGCGTTAGGTTTGCCGATGTTAATGGAGACGGTCTTATTGATATGTTAAGAAGCTATGATGGCTCATACGCTGTTTATATTAATCAAGGTGTGCTTTCGGGCAGCTGGGTTCTAGATGCCGGCTATATAATTCCTGTGGATTTTATTGGTGTTAACGCTTACGGCCGCTTTGATAATGGAGCTCGTTTGGCTGACGTAAACGGCGACGGCCTAGATGATATATTATATAGTAGAAACGGGCAAACAAAAAAGGTTTATATCTCTGATAATCATAAGGCGGATTTGCTTTCTCAAATAAATCATAGTAAAGGGGCGGAAACCAAAATTTATTACAAAGGATCTCCCGGATATCTTGATTCTTTTGGCAATATTTTAAATCCAAATTTACCAATAGTTATGCAGACAGTGAAAAATATTGCCGTGGATGACGGTTTAGGCAATATAGCGACTACTACTTATGAATATCAGGGAGGAGATTATTATTATAATAGCGAGTATGACAATAAGTTGGCCGGATTTAATAAAATTGTTAAAATTGACGGGAACAATAATATTACAAATATCTATTATCATCAGGGCAACGATACGGCTTCAACTACCGGAGAATTTAGCGATGATGTATCAAAAATAGGCAGGGTATATCGCACCGAAGTTTATAACAACGACGGCAAGCTTTATTCAAAGAGTATTAATAAATGGGAAAAATACGCTTTGGGCAATGAAAGAGATTTTGTAAAATTAACTCGTTCGGTTGATTATATTTACGATGGTGATTCCGACCACAAAGATAAGGCGACTACCTATGATTATGATGACGCGTATGGCAATATTACTGAAAAAGTATTCTGGGGAGAGGTAACGGGCAGTGATGACGGCACATTCACGGACGCTGGCGCCGATAAAGCGTCGACGATAATTTCTTATGCGGCAAGCACCACTCTTTATGTCGTCGGATTACCTTCGCAAGAAACAACGTATAACCAAAGCGACAGCAAAATAAAAGAAACAAAATACTATTACGATAACCTATCGTCAGGAAATGTTGCTTACGGTAATTTAACCAAGGAAGAAAAATGGAAATCGGGAAACGATTATATTGATATTGAAAAAACATACAATACTTACGGTTTGGTAACCCAGGAGAAAGATCCGCGCGACAAAGCGATTAATTATACATATGATGTTTATAATTTATATAAAGCAACCAGCACTAATCCATTATCTCAATCCGCTGATTATTATTATGATTATTCCGCCGGAAAAATTAAAAAGACAGTAGATCCTAATAATCGGGTGTTTGAAGTTATCTATGATGGCTTGGATAGGATCACCGAGGAGAGACAGCCTGATATTGGCTCGCCCTCATCCTTGGCTACAAAAACAAATTATATTTACTATCATTGGCTGTCTCCTCGTAGCGTCAAACAGGTTGACTATCTGGATGGCGCGACAAGTATAGAAAAATATACTTATATTGATGGTCTGGATAGGGTTGTGCAGGAGAGAAAAGAGGCTGAAGATTCAAATTTTTCCGTAAAAGATTTTACTTACAATGACGCGGGCCTCTTGGAAATTGAGACCTTGCCTTATTTTTCCACCGGGACTTCAACTTCTGGCGTTACGAGCAATAGCGCTCTCTATATGGCTAATTATTATGATCCATTAGGAAGGGTGGCCACTTCGTCTAATGTAATTAGCACAACCACTTATGCATATGACCAATGGCGAGTTACCATAACTGATGCTCTTAATAATACTAAAGATTTATATAAAGACGCGTATGACAATTTAATTCAGGTTGATGAGCACAGCGGCACGAGCACTTACTCAACGCTGTATGAGTATAATTTACTTGGTAATTTGACTAAAATCACTGACGCTTTAAGCAATGAAAGGAATTTTACTTACGATAACTTAGGCAGGTTATTGAACAGCGAGGATCTGCATGCTCCTGGCGACTCGTATTTTTCTTCTGTAACTATGGCCTATGACGATTCAGGTAATTTAATTGAAAGGATTGATGGAAAAAATCAAACTGTAGACTACACCTATGATGATATAAATAGGATATCAACCGAAAATTATTTGGGATTAGCCGGAACAGAGGTTGAATATGGCTACGATAACTGCACCGAAGGAGTGGGAAGATTGTGCCATATTACTTCCTCCGAGGCGATTAGCAGTTACACGTATAATGCGCTCGGCTTAATTAAAACAGAAACTCGTAATATAAATTCGGTGGATTATTCAACGGCATACGATTATGACAGGCGGGGACAGCAAACGCTGATTACTTACCCTGATAACTCCCAAGTCAGATATGCATACAATAACGCGGGCCTTATGGAAGCAGTCGACCAAAAAGAAAATGGCGAAGCATTTTCTGATATAGTTAGCGACTTTGATTATAATCCGCAAGGTGACACAACCTATGAAGTCTTAGCGAACTATACTTCAAGCGCCTATACATATGATGAAAATAACTTATATCGCTTAATAAATAAATTAACCGCCGGCCCGGAAGAATTTATTATGGCAAGCATGGGTAAAAGCGATAAGCCGGCGTTTTATATGGAGATTGAAAGTTATGACTTTAAAATATCTATGACAACTCCGGAAAATATCCCTAATTCAGGGGGCTCTTCTAACTCCCTCCTTGATATTCTTGAAGATCAGAACAATCAAATAGATAAAACGGGCGTACCCGAGGCATATCAATTAAAAGTAGATAATAAAAGCGATATTCTGGAAAGCAGAGAAGAAGATTGGATTGAAATTAAAGAAGACGGCTCCATTGAGAATAAAGGTCGGATTATGAGCTACGATTATATTTCTGACAAAAAACTTGAAGGCAATTTTTTATTTAATGGCCGCCAATATACGAACGCGAAGATTGTAGAAGAAAAAGAAAATACTAAAACTATAGTTTTTTATTCGGGGGATCATTTTTATCAAGGCGAAGATGGAATTTATGAAATTGTCCATGGGGCGACTACTACAATTGAAGCCTTTTTAGGCCAAACTAAAGTCAGCTGGTTAGGAAAGATTTTTGGCCAGGAAGCTTTCGCGACTGATTATTATACTTCTTCTGATAAGTCAATTTATACTCAAAGTTCTAATTTTTCTACGGCTCACGACGCCACTTCAGGAACTGTTTATAACCAATATGTTACTTGCCATTGGTCCAGCGACGGAAATTATCAGGTGCAGAGATATTTTGCCAATATAGATACTTCCGCGATTGGTCCCGGCTATGCCGTAACCGCTGCTTCATTTACGGCTTATACCGGTAAACGAAGGAATGATAACGCTGGCAACATGGCATATAATATATATAATTCTAGCCATACGGACCCCGCTGATCCTGATTCATTCAATGACGCCGGAACTACTGCGTGGTCAACGGATAAATCTTGGGGTTCGTTAACACCCGATGGATTTTTTACTTGGGATTTCAATACTGCCGGAAAGGCCGGAATTAATATGAGGGGAACTACTTTTCTATCCGCCAGAGAATCATATTATGACGTTGGAGATGTGGCTCCAGTTGCTAATAATACTGAAGATGGTTATTCCTTATTTTTAACCAGTAACGCAGGTTCCAATGATCCTTATTTATCAGTAACTGTTACGGCATCCGGTAATCCGCCGCTATCGCCTACGGATCTTTTAGCAGAGGGCCAATCTAATCCGACAGGTGTAACAGATTTAACTCCTGAATTTTCAGCCATCTATACCGATTCTGATTCCGGTGATAGCGCGGTAAGCTACCAGCTTCAGGTTTCGGCTTCAAGCACTGACTGGACCAGTTTAATGTGGGACAGCGATAAATCTCCTCTGGCGACTACCACCGAAGGCAGCAGGTCTCCGGATATATCTTATAATAGCATCACCCCTTTAGAAATGGGCGGCCCTGCTTATTATTGGCGCATCAAATTTTGGGACGACGAAGATACCGAGGGCGCTTGGAGCACGAGCACGGCTTCGTTTATTATGGCCGGCTCAAACAACATCCAAAATTTTAATTATACTTATGACGATATAGGCAATATTGCCAAAATTGAAGACTACTCCAATAATAACGGGGCTAAAATTATTGAATTTAATTATGATGATTTATACAGATTAACTAGAGCTTCCAGTACCATGGCCTCTTCCACCAATTTTCTGGAAACCTACTCATATAACGCCATCGGTAATATTACAAATAAATTAGATGTGGGGAATTACCTCTATCAAGGCAATTCCGGCACCAGCCAAGCCAATCCTCATGCCGCCACCTCGATTGACGGCGCGACAAACGCCTATGACCATAATGGCAATTTAACCAGCGACGGAATCTGGGATTATACCTGGGATTACCGCAATAGGCTCATAGAGGCTACTAACGGCACTTCTACCCTGCGATATGGTTATGACCACGAGGATAATCGAATTTGGGCCTTTGACGGGGTGGCGACGACTACTTATATAAATAAGTATTATAATATTTCAAGCACGGGGACTAGTACTATAAATATCTTCGCTAATAATCAATTAGTCGCTACCATAGAGGGTAATGGAATTGCGACCAGCACATATTATATCCATACCGATCACCTTGGCGGGTCAAATGTAATTACTGATGAAAACGGCGACGTTGTACAGCTATTGGATTATTATCCGTTTGGGGGAATACGCCTTAATGAAAAAGAAAGTGATTTTGATGAAGCACGTAAATTCACGGGGCATGAATATGACGCAGAAACTGGACTCAATTATATGATTGCCCGTTATCAAAATCCTGCTATAGGAAGGTTTGTTTCTCAAGACAAATTAGTTAATGATATCGGGATAGATACAAGGCAGTTTAAACAGAAATATGGGAAAGAATTTAAAGAAGTGTTAAGCAATCCTCAAGAATTAAATAGTTATAGCTACGTTACGAATAACCCATTAAAATACAGAGATCCTAATGGAGACTCTGGTTTTAGTGTTGTTTTTGAAGCTCTCGGAAAAGGATTATCAAGAATAGCAGGTCCATTTGCCGTTGCAAGTTATGCATATGATTTATTTAAACCAAGTCCTGCCGGTGGAGATCTCGACAAAGGCCAGAGTTATACAAACGGAACAATTGCTCCAGACAAACAAAATAACAATTTTGGCACTGGTGCTGTAGTTGCAGGAACTGTTAAACAAAGCGGTATGCAAATAGGTTCTAAAGTGGAAGGGTTTGGAGAAGTCATTGGAAATACCCCCGGCAAAATTACTGGTTTTTTCAGAGAAGGCGCACCAAATCCTTATCATGGCCTGGATCAGGCGATTACAAGAGGGGTAAGCCCAAGCGAAATTATAGATACTGTAAAAAATCCGTTAATTACCTTTAGACAAGGGAATGGTAATATATATAGGTTGACAGAGAAAGCAGCTGTAGTCTTAAATCAAGCAGGTAAGGTTGTTACTATATATGGAAAATCTGATTTCTATCCTAAGGTAGTTCAACTATTAACAAAAATTATTAAATAA